From the Exiguobacterium marinum DSM 16307 genome, the window GCCATGGGACGTCTGGAAGACCGACTGTATTTAATAGAAAATTGAAGAGACCGTACTGTGGATTAAACAAGAAGCCCCAGACAACTGCGACTGCTACGACGTTCGTGATTGACGGCATATAAAAGACGACACGGAACCATTCGAAAACTTTACCAGTCCCGAAATTGATTGCCATCGCAATCGCAAGCGAAAGACCTATCACAATCGGTACTCCAATAACGACATAAACAATCGTGTTCAATAACGCTTGGATGAACACTTCATCTTTGAAAATTTCAATGTAATTGGTGAGTCCGATCCATTCAATGTTTGCCCAGTTCGCAATTCCCGCCAAATCCATGTCTGTAAAACTCATGAAAAAAGCAATAAATAAAGGCATGATTGAGAACATGAGTAACAAAAGAACCGTCGGCGCGACGAGCACATACGGCGCTCGATCATTAAGAAATTGTTTCATAAGGTTCTCCTTTAATTAAACGAGAGGGGGTGTGCCCCTCTGTTTATTTTAAAATCGACTTCGCTTTTTCTTGGAACACCTTAACTTCATCCTCTACAGTAGCCGCACTGCGATACATTTTCTCAAAGCTCTGCAAATATGTTTGTGCTACTTTTTCCCACGTTATCATCATCGGCATCGGCTCTGCCGCTTCCATCTGCTCACCGAATGTTCTGAGTTTCTCATCGTTTTTGAGCGTCTCGTTCTCTGCCCATGTCGCTTTTGTTGATGGAAGTGACTTCGTCATCTCCATCCACTCAGTCTGTGTTTCTGGTTTACTCATATATGCGATAAACTTTGCGGCTTCGTCTTTCTTTTCACTGCTTTCAAAAATACTTAAGTTCGATCCACCAAGGAACGAGATATTATTTTCTTTCGCTGGAAGAACGGCTGTACCCCACTTCTCTTCAATGTCAGGCATTTGATCATTGATAATGTTAATCATCCATGGCCCA encodes:
- a CDS encoding carbohydrate ABC transporter permease; the encoded protein is MKQFLNDRAPYVLVAPTVLLLLMFSIMPLFIAFFMSFTDMDLAGIANWANIEWIGLTNYIEIFKDEVFIQALLNTIVYVVIGVPIVIGLSLAIAMAINFGTGKVFEWFRVVFYMPSITNVVAVAVVWGFLFNPQYGLFNFLLNTVGLPDVPWLQDPFIAKLSLIMLAVWRAVGINMIIFLAALQGIPRTYYEAAALDGASTFQQMFKITIPLLRYAIFFVTVTTLIGWIQFFEEPLIMTEGGPLNSTTSLALFIYNNGFQLSNFGYAAAGSVVLFILIITVTLIQFRLQKNENNY